A window of the Deltaproteobacteria bacterium genome harbors these coding sequences:
- a CDS encoding dihydroorotase yields MAGVEMLVRSVLWGGRPHDLVVSGGKIVELSPNPVATGSEVELVDGSGLLLLPSMIDAHVHLREPGQEYKEDIASGLGAAAAGGIGRVLAMANTMPVNDQASVTRFMLSQAARSHPNGPFLHPVGALTKGLAGKELAPLMELAEAGCLAFSNDGRPVGDNALFLRALEYASDTGLPVIDHCEDPDLARGGAMNEGRISSLLGLTGIPVTAEALQVARDILLAEYLDLHVHLAHVSCRQAVELIAWAKGRGVRVTAETCPHYLLWDETLVGDYNTRAKVNPPLRTWDDVLAVRQALAEGILDILVTDHAPHADHEKEQTFDDAPFGISGLDTALSLVLGLVKNGFLDMETVMDRFAWRPADIFGLPANRFRPGDPADFFLFDPDLDWKVDERTMRSKGKNTPCLGTELQGRVTRHFLAGKEIFRLQAEDMK; encoded by the coding sequence ATGGCCGGCGTTGAGATGCTCGTTCGTTCGGTTCTTTGGGGCGGAAGGCCACACGACCTCGTGGTTTCAGGGGGTAAGATCGTCGAGCTGTCACCGAATCCGGTGGCAACCGGGTCGGAGGTGGAACTGGTGGACGGTTCGGGACTTCTGCTCCTGCCCAGCATGATCGACGCTCACGTCCATCTGCGGGAGCCGGGTCAGGAATACAAGGAGGACATCGCCTCGGGGTTAGGTGCGGCGGCGGCCGGAGGCATCGGCCGAGTCCTGGCCATGGCCAACACAATGCCTGTCAACGACCAGGCCTCGGTGACCCGATTCATGCTGAGCCAGGCCGCCCGCTCTCATCCAAACGGTCCCTTCCTCCATCCGGTTGGGGCACTGACTAAGGGTCTGGCCGGAAAGGAACTGGCTCCGCTCATGGAACTGGCCGAGGCCGGATGTCTGGCCTTTTCCAACGACGGTCGGCCGGTGGGTGACAACGCCCTGTTTCTCCGGGCCCTGGAATACGCATCGGACACGGGACTTCCGGTCATCGATCATTGTGAGGATCCGGATTTGGCCCGGGGCGGGGCCATGAACGAGGGCCGGATCTCCAGTCTGTTGGGTCTCACAGGAATTCCGGTTACGGCCGAAGCCCTGCAAGTGGCCAGGGATATCCTCCTGGCCGAGTATCTGGACCTTCACGTCCACCTAGCCCACGTCAGCTGCCGTCAGGCCGTGGAGCTCATTGCCTGGGCCAAGGGCCGAGGAGTACGGGTCACGGCCGAGACCTGTCCCCATTATCTCCTTTGGGACGAGACCCTGGTCGGCGATTACAACACCAGGGCCAAGGTCAACCCTCCTTTGCGGACCTGGGATGATGTCCTGGCTGTGCGTCAGGCTTTGGCCGAGGGGATTCTGGATATTCTGGTCACGGATCACGCCCCTCATGCCGATCATGAAAAGGAACAAACCTTCGACGATGCCCCCTTCGGCATTTCCGGTCTGGATACGGCCTTGAGCTTGGTTCTCGGTCTGGTCAAAAATGGGTTTCTCGACATGGAAACGGTCATGGACAGGTTTGCCTGGCGTCCTGCGGACATCTTCGGCCTTCCGGCCAACCGTTTCAGGCCCGGCGATCCGGCCGATTTCTTTCTCTTCGATCCGGACCTGGACTGGAAGGTGGATGAAAGGACCATGCGATCCAAGGGCAAGAACACCCCCTGCCTCGGAACGGAACTCCAAGGCCGGGTGACCCGGCATTTCCTGGCCGGCAAGGAAATCTTTCGACTTCAAGCCGAGGACATGAAATGA
- a CDS encoding aspartate carbamoyltransferase catalytic subunit, producing MGEGNPSFWPHKDLIDITTLDRDEIALVLETAGRFSEINERPVKKVPILKGKSVVLFFAEPSTRTKTSFDVAGKRLSADTFSLATSGSSLTKGESLKDTALTLESMRPDAIVIRHSRSGAAQFLASRLDCSVINAGDGRHAHPTQALLDAFALSRVWESFEDKNVLIVGDIAHSRVARSDVVLLTKLGARVRLCGPRTLLPSSLESWPVEVHSRLDKACQGVDAIICLRLQLERQAAGLFPDVREYARTYGLGPRHLAEADPGVRVLHPGPMNRGVEIDNELADSGQSLILDQVYAGVCVRMAVLFLLLTRPNQGDGHGRR from the coding sequence ATGGGTGAGGGCAATCCGTCCTTCTGGCCTCACAAGGATCTGATCGACATTACCACCCTGGATAGGGACGAAATCGCCCTCGTTTTGGAAACCGCCGGACGGTTTTCGGAGATCAACGAGCGGCCGGTGAAAAAGGTTCCGATTCTGAAGGGCAAGAGCGTTGTTCTCTTTTTCGCCGAGCCCTCCACACGGACCAAGACTTCATTTGACGTGGCCGGCAAGAGGCTTTCGGCGGACACCTTTTCCCTGGCCACATCCGGGAGCAGCCTGACCAAGGGCGAGAGCCTCAAGGACACGGCCCTAACCCTGGAGTCCATGAGGCCTGACGCTATCGTCATCCGTCATTCTCGAAGCGGGGCCGCCCAGTTTCTGGCCTCCAGACTCGATTGCAGTGTCATCAACGCGGGCGACGGCCGTCATGCCCATCCGACCCAGGCGCTTTTGGACGCCTTTGCCCTGAGCCGAGTCTGGGAAAGTTTTGAAGACAAGAACGTACTTATCGTCGGAGATATCGCCCACAGCCGGGTGGCCAGATCCGATGTCGTGCTTCTGACCAAACTCGGGGCCAGGGTCCGGCTGTGCGGGCCGAGGACCCTGCTTCCTTCGAGCCTTGAGTCGTGGCCGGTGGAGGTCCATTCCCGACTGGACAAGGCCTGCCAAGGTGTGGATGCGATTATCTGTCTTAGGCTCCAGCTGGAGCGGCAGGCAGCCGGCCTCTTTCCGGATGTCCGCGAGTACGCCAGGACCTATGGCCTCGGCCCACGCCATCTGGCCGAGGCGGACCCGGGCGTCCGGGTGCTCCATCCCGGGCCCATGAACCGCGGCGTGGAGATCGACAACGAACTGGCCGACAGTGGACAGAGCCTGATCCTGGACCAGGTCTACGCCGGAGTCTGTGTGCGCATGGCGGTCCTTTTTCTTTTGTTGACCCGACCCAACCAGGGAGATGGCCATGGCCGGCGTTGA
- a CDS encoding tetratricopeptide repeat protein, translating into MEHADQAFGRGLFQEAKAGYEEYLRVESEGTERWRAWNRLVVMARDIHEDFPRAVALLEAMRLEFGLNSQRLQVILMDIGDLAVRIKDRDRAVQAYRTILDMDRAEPDFRIKAFRRLASVQLQTRDFVGARATLEAAIRSNPVPNERQVLSFELGRVMILAGMAREAEEALAEAASGPRATVAAEAKFALAGLALDVGDGDRAGELCLQALEDHPNPLVVDGCLKRAEKMRKQRPTAKENGDG; encoded by the coding sequence TTGGAACACGCCGACCAGGCCTTTGGACGAGGTCTCTTTCAGGAGGCAAAGGCTGGCTACGAGGAATACCTCCGGGTTGAATCCGAAGGCACTGAGCGGTGGCGGGCATGGAACAGACTGGTAGTCATGGCCAGGGACATTCATGAGGATTTTCCCCGGGCCGTGGCCCTGCTGGAGGCCATGCGTCTCGAGTTCGGACTGAATTCCCAGCGGCTGCAGGTCATCTTGATGGATATTGGAGATCTGGCCGTCCGGATTAAGGACAGGGATCGGGCGGTTCAGGCTTATCGGACCATTCTGGATATGGACCGGGCCGAGCCGGATTTCCGGATCAAGGCCTTCAGGCGCCTCGCTTCGGTCCAACTCCAGACGCGGGACTTTGTCGGTGCCCGGGCAACCCTGGAGGCGGCCATTCGGTCGAATCCGGTACCGAACGAGCGGCAGGTTTTATCCTTTGAGCTGGGCCGGGTTATGATTCTCGCCGGGATGGCCAGGGAGGCCGAAGAGGCCTTGGCCGAGGCGGCTTCTGGGCCCAGAGCGACCGTCGCGGCGGAGGCCAAGTTCGCTCTGGCCGGTTTGGCCCTTGATGTCGGCGATGGAGACCGGGCCGGGGAACTCTGCCTTCAGGCCCTGGAGGACCACCCCAATCCGCTGGTGGTCGACGGCTGTCTGAAGAGGGCGGAAAAGATGCGGAAACAACGGCCGACGGCAAAGGAGAACGGCGATGGGTGA